From Triplophysa dalaica isolate WHDGS20190420 chromosome 24, ASM1584641v1, whole genome shotgun sequence:
attttgaggacttgcgacttgcttgattgaagtaagaaaatgacttgacttgactttgacttgagagcaggtgacttgagacttgacttgactttaaatggaagactcgacaatgacttgaactttgtaaagtaatgaaattacctaaaataattattgtgactcggcagcactacagcgcctgtccctttaacgctgctcaactcaaaccgcgccaaacaaggtgtaacagccaattactgtagagcagttacgatagagaggaaactgcgcatgcgcctggcggcttgaaacagttgtggccgttacaatggcGGACAACAGTCGATCTCCACAGAtagtcacgtttggctataaggactttgaactggaccgcgaaaataaaaaaagatttgccagatgcagagtatGCAACGCGAGGATTTCTGACGCGACAACCACAACGTCCAATTTCGTCCGACATTacaagaaccacaaggaaaggtaagaaagtaatttctttatagtcagtgtaataaaacgattactaatataattaattaatcgtttctgattgtcataattttgctttggttgttttttatcattagaaaagtgataatcgatcatcactggtaggcctacatctcatctcataaggtgatgaattggggaatctggctataatggcgtagcccgaattgttatgttcttcaaacattaaaatcatcttaaaataaagaagggcttctctgtattacatgtaggcgaatgtctatattaaatgtgcgcatgttcaagtgtttgtgtggactgtgTGTGGAAGCTGAATAGCAGCTCTCTTATATACTGGATGACTGGCTGACATGGACGCGCCGGTGAGATCACTTGAActtaaaaaactctttaaaaacttttcggtcatactgacgagaataatttcatagttcgaatctgttaaatgtctacattttttttatactcacaataacactaaaacgttttgtgctgtaaaataataaaactagttcaaatagaaaacaaatattctcagattatatattacgtatgaaacgtgcatactgcgcgtccaccgcagagatgacgattaagcatcataacttcatcactgggctatattaacatacattttatttatattctaccgaAATGAAAAATATTCGATCATATTAttgataaacaagattcaatatcgaagtcaataaaatgatccgggattcccatcactagatgcaaattccctataggcccactgttcacattaatggacagcacaagtattacagcatcatgtacttaaaacatacaatagtcaagttttcaatcacaattcttagtttataagcttcatagcctgtataaatgcattctctcagatttaagtatttccatttctgtgtagacgttgcaattaaattgaattagattttattatacatttcagactggatttcttttgtgtaagcaacacttttattttcagatattaatgttgcacagatatgcatattattcatatatagcaatgtgaataagatacataatgtatgtatataagttcatcttttctgtgcaaaaataaacatgtatctaaaaaattaacctcggtttattttagtactgcgacttgacttgacttgaaacttatcaggacttgacttgacttgcttaggatgaacccttgacttgacttgacttgcttgatttgtctaaactgtgacttgagacttgactcgagacttgattgttaagacttgagacttgcttggacttggccatatgtgacttgttcccatctctggTATTCAGTACTCAAATCATTTGGGCCATGATGTGACAAGATTATCACATATCTGGCAATTTTCTGCCATTCTTCTTTTCAGATCCTCTCAAACTCTGGATGGATGAGGACCATCAGTAGTCAGACATTTTCAGGTTTCTACAGAGACGTTCAGGTGGGTTCAAGCTCAAGCACTGACTGGACCACTCAAGGACATTGACGGAGTTGACCATCTTGCTGTGCGTCCCTAACCCTATGATATCTTTaagcaacggctgtttttaagAGACGATAAAGCTTTAAACAATTACAAGCAGGTTATAACGGCTGTGTTtaatgtcatagaataaaacgtgaaaataatGAGTTTGTTTACAAAGACTTATTTTAAGGCATATAAAACCATTCGCTGCGTCAAGTTTTTGTCAAGTTCGTGTCTGGTGAGAATATGTTTTGACAGATCATAAGTTAAGGTCAAATCGAAAGTTATAAATTGGGTGGAGCCTGATAAATTTGGCAGCACTTGCTCTAGATCTCATTAGAAATCTGACAGTTGGGGAAACAGCAGTCAGATCACAGAACAGAAGATAAGTATGAAGTTTAACATCGCTTTGAGTGTTGCCGGAACCATACTTCTCTTCATagcaggtaaaaaaaaaacaataaatgtagTAACGTGTTATAGCCATTGTTTCAATTGTTTAATAACTGGACAGAAATTAAACGcacacaaaacacttcaattGATGTTTCTCATGACCTATACAGTTACAGGTAAATGCTTGAAATAGCTTTTGTagattaatttaatgttttggtCTCTTCATAAATATCATACTTTTAAAATAGagatgcattatttttttacatttataatctaCAATACTGCCTTTGTATATGTCTGCTCACACAGGTTCCCTCTGCCAGTTAAATGGTAAGTTGTCATAATGGCCACAAACCTGTTGTTCTGTTGGTGagacattttaaaagtgaattCTCATGTCATCTTTTCTTTCATTAGTATGTGGTCAAACCCCCCTCAACACAAGGATTATTGGAGGGGAGGATGCACAGGCAGGGGCTTGGCCATGGCAAGTCAGCATTCATGTCAATATCAGTTTAGGTTCTTACCATTCCTGTGGTGGGTCTCTAATCAATAAAGACTGGGTTTTATCTGCTGCTCACTGCTTCAAGAGGTATGTTGAAATCTTTAATAAAGCTCAAGTACATTTGTAGATGAATAATTGTgggcttaaagcagactctaTTTACAGGAATGACCCTTCTAACATTGTGATGTACTTTGGGCGTAGGAGCCAATCTGGTCCAAATCCCAATGAGATATTCAGGAAAGCGAGTCAAATTATCAAACATCCTAACTACGACAGTACTAAATTTGACTTTGACATAGCGCTCGTCCAGCTCTCCTCCTCTGTGGATTTCACAAATTATGTAAGGCCAGTCTGTCTGGCAGCTGCTGGTAGTGTGTTTGCTGGAGGTACAGAGACCTGGGTCACTGGATTTGGTACACTGCAGAGTGGAGGTGAGTTGACATTTGCTGGCCAATTAACTGAATATGAGCAATATTTTACACCTTTAATGGAGTAACAGCGACTTGAGACGTGCGGATCCATATGCATATCATTATTCCAAAACATTGTCAAAACATGGGCAAGGTGGAGTCACAAGAGTAATCCTAAACAGGCGTGGGTGTATCAACAGCAGACATAATCCAATGGAATAAGAGTTCAATAAAAGTAATCCAATACACAGGCAGATGATCAGAACACGAGGAAACAGgcaaaactttacatttagtcattagcAAGACTTGACTAGACTAACTCTGCGTTCCTACTGGGATATATCACTCTTGGGAGAGACAACAATCATGGCCGCATTACTGCAGAGTAGTCCAAACCGAAGGGTCCTTCAGAGGTCGATATATTCCAGTTGGAACGCAGGGTGATTCTTAAAGTGTGTGTGATTGGTTTCAGGTGAGCTTGTGATTAGTGCAATGGCGCATGGGAAATGTAGTCCAGGGTGATGTGTAACAGTCTATTTGGCGTAAGAGTCAATATAATGAAAGGGTGACCTATGATGTCAAACGGATGGAAGTCCATGAACCAGATTCATGACGAAACCTCAAAAATGTACCTAGAAATGTTTCCTCTCATCCGTTTCACAGGTACACCTGCTGACACACTGCAGGAGGTGATGATACCAATTGTGAACCACACTGACTGTAATGAGTCTTATAATGGCTCTATCACAAGCAATATGATTTGTGCTGGATTGCTAAATGTGGGAGGGAAAAGTGCATGTCATGTAAGTCTcggtttttattatttagcGTTCTTTACAAAACAGATTGTTTCTAAGCAGCTTAAGATTGACCACGTTTGCGTGCGCCCTCATGACGTGAATCTAATGACATTTTGGGAATATGTGGATTAAACTTgatttaaaacttgttttaagcTTGAATGAATTGAGTTAATGCTGAACATAAAGTCATGTTGcgatcaaatgttttaaatacctgtttaaataagtaaaattcCTTTTATCTTTAAAGAATATTAGGAATGAATATATAGATGAGGTATGGATATGTGCATAAACCAACTTAACCTTCAACCCATATGACTGTATAGATTGCTTTTTCCTTACATAAAATATGACCCAggagcgttttttttaaattgcaccTTTACCGGCAGCAATAGATTCCACAGAACTTTTGCCTTGATGTTTTGTGGGGTTTAATGTGCAAGTTGATTGAAAGTTCCAGTAGTTTGGTTGCTAAAGCCTTGCGTTAGCAGAGAATGATGTTTTGATCCctggaaaaacacacatgatACTAATAAAAAGCATGCCTGGCTGGAATGCACCTTAAGgctgtgttcacacttgacttgttttttgacaagaaaaagttgacaaaggCACTTTTTAGTAAATAAAAAGTTTGGGCGGGTTTTGGTTGCAAATAGCAGCCGAACGCCATGACTTCACCGTCTGTGCACGAAGGCAGCCTAGAGAAATAGATTATGCAGTGTAACGGAAGTCATTTTAAACTACACACAGAGACAACTTTGCAAttactaatcacatattttaaaactacaatatATAATTCTcactagaaatgcaatcagaagttgttgtaagtgaaaattaaacttacatttatacaaaactatgctcttACAGGCATTTGGGCAGCCATTTAATTTTTTCGACCTTGAGCCCTCTCGACCAATCATGTTCCTCGCATGTAATTGTGGAAACGACTGGTCTCTGTCCATAGGGTGctttttttcagaaaaagttaactttttttcaacctcaaaagatGCTCCAATCTGCAGAAAAAGGTTTTTGAATACACGGTTTCCACCATaggattacaatgtaaaacagacgcttgcagctttaaaaaagaAGTAAAGTCTTAACACGGCCTACGTCACTTATCCTAATAATGATAGGATATCATAATATCCTATCAGCGCCTGTCAGATACATACATATAAAAGTAGTCTTAGCGAAGTTTATATTGTAAACACAGTGGATTAGGGACTATGTATAAAGTTCACAGGTTACATATAgacaaaaaaacgttttaattgGCAGCGACGGacattgctttttattttgggtATCTGCCAATCCCTAGTCCCGATCCGCCTCACCTAAATTTCCCATTTACATTGAGAGGACAGGGACCTTTACTGCAGACAGATCGAAATGTTTTGGCTTCACTTTACAGGATGTGTGTGACACACTTGGTTAAATAAAGTTGCCCAATTTTTTACTCTCGGTGACAGGAGAGAAAGACTCCGTGCTTAACTGCAAACAATAAAAGAAGGAAAGATGGGCTAATGAAAACATCTCATTGTTGGACACATGGCCGGCATACTTTTACTATTGAGCTTCACTATTGTATACTTATGTCTGTAACCGTTGTTCACTGTTGTTGTTCACTGTATATTGTCAGATATATAAATGATGATTGTTTGTTGATACAGGGAGACTCTGGAGGTCCAGCTGTCAATACGAACGGTTCCCGGTGGATTCAGTCTGGTATTGTGAATTTTGGTTCAGAACGATGTGATGACCCTAAATATCCCAATGTGTTCGCCAGAGTGTCTCAGTTCCAGGATTGGATCAAGTCCTTTACGGTCAAAAACCCACCTGGATTTGTTAAATTCCCCTCCAATGTATTGAGCAGTTCAGCCAGTCCCCTTTTATTATCAGTTTCTCTCGCATTCTCTATCATTCCTTTGACAATCTCCTTATGTCATTCTTCATAAAGataatttgaaatgaaaatgtacctTTTACAGCAAATTTCTGTTACATTGTCTTTTTTGTCATTCAGaatgatttaatataattaaatatcatCTGACAATAGCCTACTGATGATTGgatgttatatttacatttggcagatacttttatccaaagagactcacaaagagtttagggagcaataagcaatatgtcagACAGgggcaataatacaataggtgccaacACAAAGTTAGTTGTATCAACAAACGCTAAACCACTACCTGtttagagaaatgttttttgtctgtcaagtattcacagaagagaagggttttaagtagttttttttaccattatagagataaatattattttatgggTGATAACCGATATGCATTACTGATATATGGTGTAAAGCTCTCAATGTCCTCTGTGAGACTGTTGTTGAAAATATAATCAATTTGTTGTAATCACACTGTCTTAACAGAATAAATCCAAAGAAGGAAACTActaggaaaatattttttgttttctgcaatgtaaaaataggcAGTgatatccccagaatgtctctgtatttcagctcaaaatacaccacatatctttattacaatatgttgaacatgacCATTTGTGGCAGCAATGGAAATGCACCGTTTTagtctgtctctttaaatgcaaatgagcttttGCTCCCCTCCCCGAATTAAAAATATGAGGTAGggcgcttacacatgtgctttggatgacatcaagacaagcaataagTCActtactgcaataaaaatcacctcaTGGTCTTGTTCATATATACGAATTACGTAGAAAAGACAAATACATAGAGtaacatatgctgaccatttgctgtgTGAAATGTTgcccattgatgattaatcatgtgcatgcatattactaacagacataaacacggatgTATAATTagagggtgtttctgcacacaggctggcgactcaatttctCGTAGAAGagtatttaaaagtgcattttctgggatagCGTCCCTTTAATATCTTTAACATGTCAGAATGATTTTTGAAGGATCATGTGACACTGAAGTAACGATGCTGAATATATAGGTTTcaacaaaaatgaccaaattacattttaaaaacagttgtattttattttaattttcacaaaATTACTGTTTTACTGTATGTCACGCATACAGTAAAACATAAGTATTCCTTATTAAGCTGGCTTTGTCACGTGATATAGACCACCAAAGGAGGCCGGTGGGCACACACAGACAACCACACTAAAGAAATACACATGGATGTGTGgttgtattttaatttagctaaactagtttattattttcagccattAAAGGgcacatatattcatttaatttggTCAGTATAAAGTGCAATACATAAACCAAGATCACATTAACAAATGTCAATGATGTTTACCAGTTTTGACAACTTTTaccattaaaaaataatcaaaaatcaCGATCAGGGAATGTTACTTTCTGTTATGTACtggttgaaaaaaaacagcctGCAGTGTTCAGGGAATGTTATTTTCTGGTTCCCAAAAAAATGACcaacagagaacaaaaaaaCGTGACGGGACGTGTTGGACTGACGTCTTTTTAACGGTCATTAAACGTCCAAATGTTTGTTGGGAGTCTTCAGTTTGAGAACCGGCCagtgaaaaataaattttaGAGATTCAGTACTCGTCTTAAAACTGTACTAAACTCTTAAAGGGTATGaacactttaaatgaaataactttACTGCTGCATTTACAGAACAGCAAGTAGACAGTGACATCTACTGAAATACATCTGCTGTTACAGCCTACAGCTAGATTGTAGTCTTTAttgttacataaataaaaatcacatttttgatTCTGTAATTGTAGGATTTTAATcatgttgataaatattttgtgt
This genomic window contains:
- the LOC130414650 gene encoding trypsin-like, translating into MKFNIALSVAGTILLFIAGSLCQLNVCGQTPLNTRIIGGEDAQAGAWPWQVSIHVNISLGSYHSCGGSLINKDWVLSAAHCFKRNDPSNIVMYFGRRSQSGPNPNEIFRKASQIIKHPNYDSTKFDFDIALVQLSSSVDFTNYVRPVCLAAAGSVFAGGTETWVTGFGTLQSGGTPADTLQEVMIPIVNHTDCNESYNGSITSNMICAGLLNVGGKSACHGDSGGPAVNTNGSRWIQSGIVNFGSERCDDPKYPNVFARVSQFQDWIKSFTVKNPPGFVKFPSNVLSSSASPLLLSVSLAFSIIPLTISLCHSS